The following proteins come from a genomic window of Musa acuminata AAA Group cultivar baxijiao chromosome BXJ1-7, Cavendish_Baxijiao_AAA, whole genome shotgun sequence:
- the LOC135679138 gene encoding protein indeterminate-domain 16-like: MLGSPSPAPPPLLGGTTVSSPAPQPFSSPHNATNTKKKRRPAGTPDPDAEVVSLSPRTLLESDRYVCEICNQGFQRDQNLQMHRRRHKVPWKLLKREASEVRKRVFVCPEPTCLHHDPCHALGDLVGIKKHFRRKHSSHRQWVCAKCSKAYAVQSDYKAHLKTCGTRGHSCDCGRVFSRVESFIEHQDTCTAGRARAELHMSQPPACLSTTASSPSPSSDTNFSPTMWPGLRTPNPAAALFLTRPDQPSSSQQDQHRTQNIELQLLPPSNNQQAALPSAVLSPITDEAKVTKLQLSLGPAARRAPNSEDTQLASTRLKDETMEQLKLAMAEKALADEARQQARRQLELAEREFENAKRIRQQAQLELNRAHAIRERAVKQINSTLLQITCFACRQQFRAKPGMASEENSFVVSYMSSVVTEGEEENEEHNHPEKVSKS, encoded by the exons ATGTTAGGTTCGCCATCGCCGGCTCCCCCGCCACTTCTGGGTGGCACTACCGTCTCATCGCCCGCTCCGCAACCATTCAGTTCGCCTCACAATGCCACTAACACCAAGAAAAAGCGAAGGCCGGCCGGCACTCCAG ATCCGGACGCGGAGGTGGTATCGCTGTCGCCGAGGACGCTGCTGGAGTCGGACCGGTACGTGTGCGAGATCTGCAACCAGGGGTTTCAGAGGGACCAGAACCTGCAGATGCACCGGCGGCGGCACAAGGTGCCGTGGAAGCTGCTGAAGCGGGAGGCGTCGGAGGTGCGGAAGCGGGTGTTCGTGTGCCCCGAGCCGACCTGCCTGCACCACGACCCGTGCCACGCCCTCGGCGACCTGGTCGGGATCAAGAAGCACTTCCGGCGCAAGCACAGCAGCCACCGGCAGTGGGTCTGCGCCAAGTGCTCCAAGGCCTACGCGGTGCAGTCCGACTACAAGGCCCACCTCAAGACCTGTGGCACCCGCGGCCACTCCTGCGACTGCGGCCGCGTCTTCTCCAG GGTGGAGAGCTTCATCGAGCACCAAGACACATGCACTGCTGGCCGAGCTCGAGCCGAGCTCCACATGTCCCAGCCGCCGGCATGCTTGTCTACGACGGCTTCCAGCCCGAGTCCATCGAGCGACACCAACTTCAGCCCCACAATGTGGCCCGGCCTAAGAACGCCGAATCCGGCGGCCGCGCTCTTCCTCACCCGGCCGGATCAACCTTCCTCGTCGCAGCAAGATCAGCACCGTACTCAGAACATCGAGCTCCAGCTTCTACCTCCATCCAATAACCAGCAGGCCGCCCTCCCTTCGGCCGTATTATCTCCTATAACTGATGAAGCTAAGGTCACCAAATTGCAACTCTCGCTAGGGCCTGCGGCTCGCCGCGCTCCTAATTCTGAGGACACGCAATTGGCTTCCACAAGACTCAAAGACGAGACGATGGAGCAGCTGAAGCTCGCCATGGCTGAGAAGGCATTGGCCGACGAGGCGAGGCAGCAAGCAAGGAGACAGCTCGAGTTAGCGGAGCGCGAGTTCGAGAACGCCAAGCGGATCCGGCAACAGGCGCAGCTGGAGCTGAATCGAGCTCACGCCATTAGGGAGCGTGCCGTGAAGCAGATCAACTCGACGCTGCTGCAGATCACCTGCTTCGCCTGCAGGCAGCAGTTCCGGGCGAAGCCCGGGATGGCCTCCGAGGAGAATTCTTTCGTCGTGAGCTACATGTCGTCGGTGGTGACCGAGGGTGAAGAAGAGAACGAGGAGCATAACCACCCAGAGAAGGTCTCAAAATCGTAG